Genomic window (Cryptococcus neoformans var. grubii H99 chromosome 9, complete sequence):
AGTTACGATTCCGTCGCATTCTTGCCCGATAGCTTGTGCGATATATCACCTGTGAAGATCTATCAATGGTTTCATCCGTCCTACATCACCTGACATGCCATCATCACCCGCCTTCTTATGATCTCGAGCTGAGCTGTCGAGGTTTGAACCTCATCCGGAAGACCATTGGAAATGATTTTATATGATGGTCGCTTGTCCTAGTGTTTCTCCGGCTGGATGGATTAAAGATGATAGTTACTGTCCATCAATACCTCTCGACTTTACAACATGTTTCATGACCCTTCTTCACGATCTCCTCCAGGATCTCTTCTCAATTTTCTCGCTAACCTTGACTAAACCTTTGATGCCACCCTCTCCAATCCTCTTCGCTTGAGTACTCTGTCCACCCAGCAATCCTGATACGCTCCACCACTCTTTTTCGCCATCTTGGGTTCGCACAGGGCACCAAACCAAGTGTTCATTCAGTGCATCAAACTGCTTCGCTCCATTTTTCTCGCTGGAAAAGTTCCAAAGACCTATGCGCCGATGGCATATACGGCAGCATATAATTTCTGTCCGACTGGGGGGAATGTCGAGGGAGATCTGTATTGTGGGGTAGTTCGGGTGGTAAGGGAACCAGCCGAAGAGGGCTAATTGGGATGCTACATCGGTGGCAGCAGAAGGAATGGAGGATGTGAGATAAGGTTTGAACAGATTGACAAGACGCTCGGCTTGTACAGAAGTCAGAGGAGATAGAAGacgaagggaaggaagggtgagGCATTCTAATAAAAGATGAGACGCGAGAGGAGCGAGGGACGAGGTGATGGGTGGGTGAACAAGATGGCGTAATTGTTCATACAGATTTTCTGCGGAGCCATAGGTAAGACAGGATGACGAAAGGATATAAAGAGACACACCTGGAGATGCACATATTCTCCACGCGCAATTCTTTTCATGGCGCTCTTCGAACCCCTTTGCCAGCTTTTCTCCAAGCTTACTTCTCATCCCCTCATCTCGGACTTCTTCCAGTCCTCCTAGCCCCCATCTTACCCCGCAAACATCGCATTTCAgtccttctcgtccttcGTTTACCCAGCCTTTCATAGCGGCTCTTACAGGCGATAGACTCGGCGGGTGTTGAGGGGTATATGTGTATGGTTGGAAAGTCATCAGTCGGGATAAGAGACTTAATGCGGAAAATGGAGCGTATATTCTGGAAAGTGGAAGGGCGGGTATAGGCTGGGTagaaaggatgagagaaggaacTGATGGGGCAGGAGGTTTGTATATTCGTTGTCGTTTTGCGGTGGTTTCGTAACCTGGAGAGAATAAGGAATCCAACGCCGAAAATAATCGCTTCTTCGTTATTCTCCCACTGTAGATCCGTATGGGAGATTGTTCTGAGTCATCGGTAACATCGATGTCAATCCCATTTGCGTTACCCAGATGTTCATTATCGTCGAGCTCGGAGTCTGAAGTCAACGCCCAGTCGTCGTCGGCGTAGAGGAGCTTAAAGACGTCTCGAAGGTCGTCGTCTGTGTTGAAGGATTCTTCCATGGGGGTTTGAGTAGATATTGAGGTGAGAAACAAATTGTTGAGGTAGTCTTAAGACAACTTGACCACTCTCGAAGACAAGATCAGCGAAGCCTTCGATGGATTGATAGTTCGATTGAGACTATGGCAATTCTTCCACGTCATGCCTTTCAATATTAATAATTAATTTAATTAATTTGTTGACGCGAACGACGAGACGAAAACAAACAACTTCGCGCTCAAATCTAGTAAATATATATTTTCCACATCGATATGCTGACAAGTCTCAAGAAATGAACCGCCATACACCGACACCGTCGTCACATCTCACGtcctctccccctctcTCGTACGCATGGTCTGACACATCCGGCGAGAACAACATGCGACCCCGCGAAGGCAACCGCGCTCCCAGTACAAGCACATCAGTATGGTCCGACGAAGGTACTGCTATCCCTCGACATGGTGATGGAAATGGTGATTACGAGtatggtgatgaggatggtCATGATCTGAAAGGAAACGgggtgaaggaggggagATTGATTGACTATGACGACGAGCCTCAACCGCATCAACAAGAGATGGCGCCGGGCGATAAGCTGAGAGATTTACTACGGcagatggatgaggaagtGCGTCGGGCAGCCCCAAGGGAACCGAGGGAGACGGAAATGGCTCACCAATGGATGGGATATACAAGGCCACGCCAAGTTCAACCGGACGCTcgtgatgaggaagaggaggaagagccagaggaggaacaagaagaggcgAGAGAAGGGGCATCTCCAGCGAGATCATCTTTTGACCCAGAACAAGAAAGCCCGCCCAGTCCCCCGCCGAGATTTGGAAATCCTTATTCTAGAAGGTCAGAACGAAGGGGGTCACCTGCTTTTGCTCAAGGCAGATTACCCTCCAGAGCGGCTGTATTGCTTCAGAGTGTGTCATTTTTCCTCTTTGTCGACCAAGGGCCAAACTGAACTTTGTAGGCACGTCTCATATGGACGAAGAGTCGCAAGCAGTAATAGAGCCCGAACCAGAAGCCAAACGCCAGCAAAAATCACTACCGTCTCAGCTTCACGCATATATTGCCTCCCATCCTGAGCctcgctcatcatcatcttcacgAACACATCAACCTGTTAGGCAGTCACCCCGCTTaagaagcaagaggaaagaaaaagagataGAACAAGGTTACGAATCTGAACACGAACCAAGTCCGCCGTCTCCGCATCAATTTGAGAAAGAATTATCAAGCTCTGCATCTAGACGCCATTACCGTACAACCTATTCCCCGTCTCATGCCTCCCCACCATCAAGTGCACTACCGTCCGCCGCTTCACCGCAACGTTACCCAACCCCGCCTCGCTCGCTTGAACCCAAACGTCAACGCCGCTCACCATCTATACCTCCCACTCCGCGCCGATCAAGTATAGATCCCCTCCCATCAACCCACGATGAATTTGCGATGCATCTCAAAGGATTGGAAGTCAGAGCAGAGATGGAGTTAGACTTGGATGAAGGCGTCTCTGCTgtgggatgggaagagagtactgttgagggtgatgaggaggagatcagatatgaagatggtgttgATAGGAATGGTGACAGGGACAGGAGAGGGACTGCCAGACCCGATCCGTCTAAAAAGGAAAGCCCACACACACATTTCCAAACACGTGAAAGTTTGTATCAAGCTACTTCTAGATCCCACCCATCCCCACCATCAAGACGCCTTCCAACCCGCTCCCCTTCTCCGCCAGCCCTGCCCGAACTTCCTTCTCACTCCATAAGCGggagtgaggaagaggaaggagttgaTACATACTCGTCAAGACGGGCGAGGATGTTTAatggggagaggaagggaaaggtgCCGATGGTTGGTGGTGGGGATAATGCCCTGGGATCAGCATCAAGGACCAAGTCATATTTCCGGTCGTTGTCTCTACGTTTGAGCGAAGGTGAAGACAAGGAGACAAGGAAAGAGTACcagatgaaggatgaagaagtgaaACACGATGCTCCAGAAGAGGAATTCTTAGAAGAGGTATTGGGAGGCGGAAGAGGTGCAatagaagagagggaaCAATCAAATTATCATTCTTCCGCTCAACGCGCCGGCACCCCCCTGCCCACGGACCATCGCCATACTCCCTCCCCCATCCGCCTGCCCCTTCGTCAGAGTCGTGCACGTACACCTCCGACCACTTTTCAGACAGGTACCAAACCCTATTCGAGAACCCCTTCGCCTAGGAAACGGCAACCACAAACagtatcatcatcacaaTCGTTGTCGCAATCACGATCCCCGACACAAACTCCCAAATTCCCTACCCCGCTTCCCTCTTCACTGTCGAATGCCAATCCAATACAGAAGCAACTTGCGACCCCCTCTCATCCACATTCACAGTCTCCTGCCCTCGGTCCAACGCCTCGTCCCCCAGGGGCATGGAACATTATTCCCTTTCCGCAACGTCTACAGCGCGAACTTGAGTCACCACGCCCTCAAGATCAGATAGCGAGTGAGAGCGGGAGTAGGACAGGGAGAGTGAGATTTTCCCCCTTGAGATATGAAGCTACGATGCATAGAGAGGATTAtgaaagagaggatgaagaggataaaaaagggaaaagggaagaggagggaggtgaTGTGTCGATCCTGACTTTGAATTTATCTCCGCGGCGCAAAAGCCCTAAAAGTCCCAAAAGTCCAAAGAATTCAAAGAATCGAACGAGTCCTGAGAGGCGGACGAGAGAGGGGAAAATGGACGAAAATGTTGGAGATATGAGCTGGACGGCCAAATTGGCTAGAAGTGTTACTTCGTAAGTTTGTACCCATATCCCTTTCATATCGGGAAATCACGTGTCTTATGCACGTATCAGGATGATAAGAGCTGATAGAGCTGTGAATAGGCGGATACCCATCCCTATGCGGTCGACGACATACAATTCCCATCTTCCGCAGCTCACCTCTGCCCAGACCCACACTCAAACCGCTTTTTCCAAACTCCAAACTGCCCAGCAATCATGGCTTGATGCTCTCTCTTCCGtctccgcttcttctcaccCACATCTTCGCCAACACAATCAACACGCCTCATCAGATTTCCCCGCTAGCCTGGCGTTAAGGACATCACAGACTTTAGGCAAAGGGATGAACAAAGCTGTACGCTGGAGTCGCTGGGTATGGTGGGTGCTCATGGAAATAGTACTCCTCTGGGCAGTGTTTAGGGTGACCTTGGATTATGCCGGGTCGGGTGTTTATCTTGGTAGAGATCCGTTTCATCCCTTATCGCGCCCTCTTGGACTAGGCCCTCCACCATCCATTTCATCACCTCCATCATTGAGCGTTGGTGGAACGCCAGACATGGTGAAGGGAAACAGGGAGACAAATGCACAGCGTCAATGGGCCAAGGCCCCACGCTACGTGAATCTCGAAATCCCTATACCAGGTAGTTTGAGGACCTTGGTAGGTAAACAGGGGAGCGCGAATTTCTTTGATCTAATGGAGAACTGGGGTTGGGGCACAGCCTCTTTTGGGGATGGAGAACCAGCTGGAGGGTGGGCTGGGGTGCCGACATAGCGCCGAATTGGTAACCATTTAATGATTGGGCAAGCAAAAGTaggaaagaaaggatggaGGATAATTCGTGAATTGTTGTCGTTGTCGTCGAGAATATCATTCTTGGTTTGTATCAATATAGTCGTATTTTATAGTTTGTTTTTACGGGCATTTTTGATACTCACGAACATTATATTATGATCAATGATAGCCCGTCTCGAGTAATGATGTAACCATTTGATTATTCAAGGACCAGAAAGCACGATGCAGTTAAGTAATGCATTTCAAAATCCCAAAACCTCCCATTTCTTCCTACGCTCCATCCCTTTCAGCCATAACCAAGTTCAAATACTCATCGTACAACAATAATGAAAAACCCAAATATAAGGAGCAGTGTAGATGTTTGCAGCTCAATGAAGCAAACTTACACCCATCGATCCTCCTTCCTATACCCCTTCATCGGAGCTTCCTCTCCGCTCCTTCCCCCACCCCACTCGGGTACGCCCTCAGGTCGAGGTACACGTACGGGTTCATAGTCATTTTGCGAAATAGAGGCCATGGAGaactttttcttcttctttggtgGCGCCGGTGAAGAAGCTAGCGAAGCATccagagatgaaggagaggagagggaacTGGGCATTGCGAGAGAGTTGTCGAGGGAGGAATTGTCGCCGGTCGGGTTGTTTAGTCTCTATTGACCCGATTAACGATGCCCCCTTtacaaagaaaaaagaaatgaaagaaaaagcgCACATAATACTCTTCTTTAAGGTCAATTTTTCTTCTAccgct
Coding sequences:
- a CDS encoding cytochrome c oxidase-assembly factor COX16; translated protein: MPPFAARPLSSPKSHPIFAQIRRHPFILFGLPFVGIIIGSSFALQAFTQTRYDYQETKVKSVGKEEELGMKSGRRKIDLKEEYYRLNNPTGDNSSLDNSLAMPSSLSSPSSLDASLASSPAPPKKKKKFSMASISQNDYEPVRVPRPEGVPEWGGGRSGEEAPMKGYRKEDRWV